The Pan paniscus chromosome 12, NHGRI_mPanPan1-v2.0_pri, whole genome shotgun sequence genome window below encodes:
- the LOC100983215 gene encoding interleukin-1 receptor-like 1 produces MGFWILAILTILMYSTAAKFSKQSWGLENEALIVRCPRQGKPSYTVDWYYSQTNKSIPTQERNRVFASGQLLKFLPAEVADSGIYTCIVRSPTFNRTGYANVTIYKKQSDCNVPDYLMYSTVSGSEKNSKIYCPTIDLYNWTAPLEWFKNCQALQGSRYRVHKSFLVIDNVMTEDAGDYTCKFIHNENGANYSVTATRSFTVKDEQGFSLFPVIGAPAHNEIKEVEIGKNANLTCSACFGKGTQFLAAVLWQLNGTKITDFGEPRIQQEEGQNQSFSNGLACLDMVLRIADVKEEDLLLQYDCLALNLHGLRRHTVRLSRKNPIDHHSTYCIIAVCSVFLMLINVLVIILKMFWIEATLLWRDIAKPYKTRNDGKLYDAYVIYPRNYKSSTDGASRVEHFVHQILPDVLENKFGYTLCIYGRDMLPGEDVVTAVETNIRKSRRHIFILTPQITHNKEFAYEQEVALHCALIQNDAKVILIEMEALSELDMLQAEALQDSLRHLMKVQGTIKWREDHIANKRSLNSKFWKHVRYQMPVPSKIPRKASSLTPLAAQKQ; encoded by the exons ATGGGGTTTTGGATCTTAGCAATTCTCACAATTCTCATGTATTCCACAGCAGCAAAGTTTA GTAAACAATCATGGGGCCTGGAAAATGAGGCTTTAATTGTAAGATGTCCTAGACAAGGAAAACCTAGTTACACCGTGGATTGGTATtactcacaaacaaacaaaagtattcCCACTCAGGAAAGAAATCGTGTGTTTGCCTCAGGCCAACTTCTGAAGTTTCTACCAGCTGAAGTTGCTGATTCTGGTATTTATACCTGTATTGTCAGAAG TCCCACATTCAATAGGACTGGATATGCGAAtgtcaccatatataaaaaacaaTCAGATTGCAATGTTCCAGATTATTTGATGTATTCAACAGTATCTGGatcagaaaaaaattccaaaatttattGTCCTACCATTGACCTCTACAATTGGACAGCACCTCTTGAGTGGTTTAAG AATTGTCAGGCTCTTCAAGGATCAAGGTACAGGGTGCACAAGTCATTTTTGGTCATTGATAATGTGATGACTGAGGACGCAGGTGATTACACCTGTAAATTTATACACAATGAAAATGGAGCCAATTATAGTGTGACGGCAACCAGGTCCTTCACGGTCAAGG aTGAGCAAGGCTTTTCTCTGTTTCCAGTAATCGGAGCCCCTGCACACAATGAAATAAAGGAAGTGGAAATTG GAAAAAACGCAAACCTAACTTGCTCTGCTTGTTTTGGAAAAGGCACTCAGTTCTTGGCTGCCGTCCTGTGGCAGCTTAATGGAACAAAAATTACAGACTTTGGTGAACCAAGAATTCAACAAGAGGAAGGGCAAAATCAAAG TTTCAGCAATGGGCTGGCTTGTCTAGACATGGTTTTAAGAATAGCTGACGTGAAGGAAGAGGATTTATTGCTGCAGTACGACTGTCTGGCCCTGAATTTGCATGGCTTGAGAAGGCACACCGTAAGGCTAAGTAGGAAAAATCCAA tTGATCATCATAGCACCTACTGCATAATTGCAGTATGTAGTGTATTTTTAATGCTAATCAATGTCCTGGTTATCATCCTAAAAATGTTCTGGATTGAGGCCACTCTGCTCTGGAGAGACATAGCTAAACCTTACAAGACTAGGAATG atgGAAAGCTCTATGATGCTTATGTTATCTACCCACGGAACTACAAATCCAGTACAGATGGGGCCAGTCGTGTAGAGCACTTTGTTCACCAGATTCTGCCTGATGttcttgaaaataaatttggCTATACCTTATGCATTTATGGGAGAGATATGCTACCTGGAGAAG ATGTAGTCACTGCAGTGGAAACCAACATACGAAAGAGCAGGCGGCACATTTTCATCCTGACCCCTCAGATCACTCACAACAAGGAGTTTGCCTACGAGCAGGAAGTTGCCCTGCACTGTGCCCTCATCCAGAACGACGCCAAGGTGATACTTATTGAGATGGAGGCTCTGAGCGAGCTGGACATGCTGCAGGCTGAGGCGCTTCAGGACTCCCTCCGGCATCTTATGAAAGTACAGGGGACCATCAAGTGGAGGGAGGACCACATCGCCAATAAAAGGTCCCTGAATTCCAAATTCTGGAAGCACGTGAGGTACCAAATGCCTGTGCCAAGCAAAATTCCCAGAAAGGCCTCTAGTTTGACTCCCTTGGCTGCCCAGAAGCAATAG